The Papaver somniferum cultivar HN1 chromosome 6, ASM357369v1, whole genome shotgun sequence genome segment acctgtgattaccgtttttctaaaattaatatttcagtttttttcttctaaataacattttaacacacgttttttacaccgtattttccgttttcataccggttaaacccgtttttaaggaaaaaaaatttgagttggagaaattcttatacaatttttaatttcaaacttacaactaaaatttcataaataatcattaaacacttcaaattttataaacttacaataagtaacctagtgacagtagtgcttgaaattttaaacttagacaaaccaacttgtaccggcattttttttcgacttattcaagtattttctgttttctcgacgattctcagttgattcctcctcctcttcctccgcctcatattggttcgcgtaatgcatttggctgtcgtagttaacagtatcgtcatcttcataaccatagtcttcttcctcattatcattacgattatctacttcattattgatattaatattggaattatactcttcattaattcctcgggtatcttcttctggacgatcttcagtgtaatgagaattgtatatgggattttcattttcatgaccttgtgtattgtctccaaatgttaggttaccaaagtcataaacaaagttactcactggcaacctttgatatgagatttcaacttctggatcatgccattcgtatggtggagggagaggctctggattattagttgtttcctcttccaattcatttaaccaatgttcttcctgaggtaaaactggtgtttcatcatcccctgctatccaatcaagcatattttcatctgtaagcaggctatgaacatcgtggacatcgatgttatgtcgctttgttttaccttgaactctttgctgctccaatcttaaattgtactgaacatataccaaatcgtttattcttgacgaaactaaacggttgcgtagtttggtgtgaattatttcaaacacactccaattcctctcggatccagacgatgtgttCGTCTGgctatgtctttgatcatgaaaccaactactctttttactttttttgtttttgttttatttctttaacttttgagtctgaactctaaagtacagaccacatgtagcatatactgtacacctccaaatgcaaaagaaaaagataaatcgactccctgacttccctctctcactctctttttctgtctctgactctcttcctgttgcattccttgttggttagtcttgtatcaagtagctaagagcctaggagtattatttgacaacaaagttttgactgcttttgaatccgaatatgcattattgaaatattggggaatgcattgaactattcgagtgacaacttgaacatatcaagtggatagtgatagtatgcgtgtataaatattgtcggtagacgataactacaatgcattgttataagtcatagacttagggttgtgaattttactagatatccataaatttgtatgttaaaaacccataaacaaataaataaaaaatcaaataaataaattaaaccaaaaaaaatgaaaaaacgtagtaacaacgttatttagacccgttgtaaccgttttcatagctgtaattaccgttacataggaaattcagatcacaaattatttatttttcttatttaaccgttatcacacccgttattttaaaaaaaacgtcaaaaaaacgtgttttattcctatataacgcgtttttgacccaaaacgtgctcacacccgtcaaaacacgttataacggtcacgcctagtacctgtGACCTGGGCCGTGACCCATTTTTCGAACCTTGGTTTTTACCCTACTTGTGTTGTAGGGCAGACACTTCAGACATTACTAACAAAATCACAATTCATAAACAGGTGATCAATGTTTTCTATTCAGTATTGCATAAATTACAGGTATTATCTATATTGGTTAGAATACTGCTAATTCTAGCACCCACAAGGAGTATGTCGTGTAGACATTTCCAAATAAACACTTTAATTCTGGATAAACAATCATGTATTCACTTTTTTGGATTGAATGAAATGTGATCTGATTGttcgtctcaaaaaaaaaaaaaagggtacatTACATGTCTCCACATGGAAAAGATACTTGATCTTCGTTATCTGGTTTAACTCGTAAATAAACAAACACAAAGCTTATGTATATATTTAGGTAAATAGAACTAAAACTAGTAGTACATGATAATAACCTCATCACATGCATTACAGAAATTTTTACAAGACACTCAAAACTCACACGTACCTATTAAACACTCTCATCTGTGTTACAGTCACTGCCATACTGTTAAGTTAgcccaaaaaaaggaaaaaaagaatttGAAATTACAGCTCCTTATCTCAACAAAAGTAAGAGATCAAGGAGAACCCAAATGACAGATATGTATAGAGAGATGTAGAAGGGTAGAGATTAAAGAGACAAACAGGGTCCAGCAGTGGTCACCCTATATATAATCTCTCTTTCATTGACACAGCCTGTTAAGAAAATTAGGACTTTGCGCTTGAGTAGTGGTGGTGGTCATCACATGGAATATTGAAAGCTCTAACACATCTTTCTGTCTGACATTCAACACATGACCTGCCTTGTCTCTTTGCACATGCTTTGTATTCCTCCATGTCTCCACCAAAACACATGCATCAGTATCCGCTGTTATCTTTTGGAATCCCCTTTTTCCATTCTTATCTAGCTATCCATCTCAAACCCTTTCATCACTGTCTTTCAAAAAATTTCACAGCAAATCTATTTTTTgttcctctttttctttagttcatcaAAATATTCacaaatttaataaaaaaaaaaagtagttagAAAACAACTAGTGTTCATTAGCATGTATTAACGATTTCTTGGAGTAGTACTTCTCCTCTCTTTCTTATATCTGTGATCCATCATCCTTTTTATAGTTACTGCCAAGTGTTGCTGTTATACAGCCGGGGAAACCATAGAACGGTGAGATGCCTCGGCCGCGACACATTGCAGATGCCGTGGACAATTGATCAAATGGTCATTCCTGAGACCAGCAGCTTGCATGAATGAATGCATGACTGTTGGCCCTACACCCCTAAACCCTCTCCTAACCATGTCTTTGCTTATTGTCTCCGATTTTGATGTCTTCACTGGGATTTTGTGTGATGATTTGTATTGAGTTGAAATGGGTTTGTTATTTACAAATCCCCACAAGTAGTTGCCGAATGAACCAAATTCCCTTTGAATCTGCAATTATACATGAAATCAAACAATTGGCATTAGTAAATTGTCTGATTAggcaaaaaagaaatgaaaatcaTATTAATTCATTTCTTAGTAACATGCAATCACATGTTATTCACTCTGTACGGCTCAAACTTTTCACCTAATCAATTCGATGTCTACTCGTTTGTTATTTGCTTGAGTTTAATCAATATAGAAAGATTAGCCTTGGAGAATCTTTTATGCTATTTTCACTTTTTTTGAGTAAAATATTATGTTCCACCAATAAAACGAAAGAATAAAATCGCCGTGCTATTCAATTCTTTCTTTTTAACCTCCCTAGAAATGGTAAACCCCACCTATACCAAAATGTGAATTTAAATTAGATTGTTGTAGGGGGGTGAACAGAGGGAGTTGAATAGCATTTTCATAATAAAATGGACTGAAAAGACAGAGAGCTAAGGTATTTGAGAGAGAATTTGGCTTAATAGACCCAATCATCTTCTTCGACCAAAGCAATCCCTATCCAAAAAAAATGTgccaaaatagaagaaaaaaaatctttttttttttttggtggtcGTACTGTAAAATTTACTTCAATGGTGTATGAAATCTAATATGATTTCCTAGCTAGAGGATTCCAGTATACATAAAGTTAAATTTCGGAGGGAAATTTAACAAATTTCAACCTTGAAAGAGTAACTGTACGTGTACGGTGGAAACGTGGGAATAAGTTTTTGGTAAATTACCTCAAGAATTCGTTTAGAGTTATCGACAGCTCCTCTAACCCTGCTCAATTCGATGCCATATTCAGTACTGATTGATGTGATTCGTCTCTCATTAAGATTGGCAACAATTTCTGGATCAAATCCTGAAAATGCATCCCTGAGAACACATACTTTTTCTTTTAGCACCAATCAGTAAATAAAACCAAAGAAGCAGATGATAAACATTTAGAACAATCAATCAAACAACCTAAATATAGTGTTGGATTTTAAAGGAAAAGTATAAAAACTACCCACCTAAAATCTTGACGTTTCTTTAAGATTGAAGTCCAATCTGAACCAACCTGTGCACCACTCAACACTAGCATTTCAAACAACAAcctgcaacaacaaaaataatataaatacccgtaataataataaaaatggaGCCCTGACTAAATTGATGGACCCTGTACAAGTACTTGTCATCACGTAGAGGAACTCCCCATTCTTCATCATGGTAAGTAATATAGAGAGGATCTGCAATAACATAATTAATTAATACATGATATATAGATAGTGCTAAAACTAATAAGTTTAAATGAATCAGTAACATACCTGAATTTCCTGTGATAAAACTACATCTTTTTTCTCTAGGACTTGTTACAAGAGTATTAGAAGACGTGTCGATTACAGGAATGATGTTTCCTTCGAATTTCGCAGATTTAGATCTACCATAATgagcaattttcattttcctttgaGCTTGAATAAGTGTAACTTGTTCTCTTCTTGCAGCGGCTATACTTCCAGGAGACTCGACGATCAACGAAGAAGGATAGTTGAAAGAAGATGAACGTTCAATGGTTTTAGTAGTACTACTGCTAGTCATAGGAGATAtactattattaacatttatagTAAGAGATTTCTTGGATTTCTTTCTCACTAAAGTTGGTGTTAGTTTCGGCGTTGTTAATCGGGGTGTTAACGATTTATCAATGCTCGAATTTAAACCATTTGGATCGTTTCCTCTCTTA includes the following:
- the LOC113289836 gene encoding uncharacterized protein LOC113289836 is translated as MCNSKAKNNWKATTTSTIVDTPVTPPPVSQMDGRPVLQPAGNRVACLDRRNSLKKVSLKTPPPPTSTTKTKPSSSTTSSPPISPKSKSPRPPALKRGNDPNGLNSSIDKSLTPRLTTPKLTPTLVRKKSKKSLTINVNNSISPMTSSSTTKTIERSSSFNYPSSLIVESPGSIAAARREQVTLIQAQRKMKIAHYGRSKSAKFEGNIIPVIDTSSNTLVTSPREKRCSFITGNSDPLYITYHDEEWGVPLRDDKLLFEMLVLSGAQVGSDWTSILKKRQDFRDAFSGFDPEIVANLNERRITSISTEYGIELSRVRGAVDNSKRILEIQREFGSFGNYLWGFVNNKPISTQYKSSHKIPVKTSKSETISKDMVRRGFRGVGPTVMHSFMQAAGLRNDHLINCPRHLQCVAAEASHRSMVSPAV